One genomic region from Pseudomonas hormoni encodes:
- a CDS encoding sensor domain-containing diguanylate cyclase, with amino-acid sequence MPISHDDPSHASGVTLKRLPLRKAAVLFIVVVCLCLCGLLYLQLEQSRRHDLAVAEAASSNLTRAMAQQAEDTFMKADLVLTSLADWIQVDGFAPAQVPRLQKTFARRVQTLSQLHGIFLFDQKGQWVVTSFEDLPRGPGVADRDYFLFHQQNVSSLAHIGPAIRSRVNGEWIIPVSKRVNDKDGHFQGVLLAGIKMSYFDQFFKSFSIDDDGSIFLALTDGTLLARRPFVESQIGQSLANGEIFSKYLAGSMSGNAMIGSVLDGTVRLHGYRQLDAYPLVVSAASSRDSILKGWYDTAFKSSVIVALVVLGVGLFGWVFVRQVRLGERVEKDLRKAKEALKLIATHDSLTGLANRRLFEQALDLEFGRGIRQSSSLSLIMLDIDYFKRYNDAYGHVAGDHCLAEVARVVKSCCHRTTDLAVRYGGEEFAVLLPNTDIHGAMVIAEQIRRSVMNCNINHSGAPSGYVTVSLGCYAFVPTRLDSTEVFIERADAALYQAKHSGRNRSAVLSMDGSVGELMRSDR; translated from the coding sequence TTGCCTATCTCCCATGACGACCCGAGCCACGCCAGTGGCGTCACTTTGAAACGGCTACCCCTGCGCAAGGCGGCGGTGCTGTTTATTGTGGTGGTGTGTCTGTGCCTGTGTGGTTTGCTTTATTTGCAACTGGAACAATCGCGCCGGCACGATCTGGCGGTGGCCGAAGCGGCGTCATCGAACCTCACACGCGCCATGGCGCAGCAGGCCGAAGACACGTTTATGAAAGCCGACCTGGTACTCACCAGTCTGGCGGACTGGATTCAGGTTGATGGGTTCGCCCCGGCTCAGGTCCCGCGTCTACAGAAAACGTTTGCCCGACGGGTGCAGACACTCAGTCAGCTGCACGGGATCTTCCTGTTCGATCAAAAGGGGCAATGGGTTGTCACCTCATTTGAGGATTTACCCCGTGGCCCCGGCGTGGCGGACCGCGATTATTTCCTGTTTCACCAGCAGAACGTATCGTCCCTGGCACACATCGGACCCGCGATTCGCAGTCGTGTGAATGGCGAGTGGATCATTCCGGTTTCCAAGCGGGTGAATGACAAGGACGGCCATTTCCAGGGCGTTTTGCTGGCCGGCATCAAAATGTCCTACTTCGATCAGTTTTTCAAAAGCTTCAGCATCGATGACGACGGCTCCATTTTCCTGGCGCTGACCGACGGAACGCTGCTGGCGCGACGGCCGTTTGTGGAATCACAGATTGGCCAGTCACTGGCCAACGGGGAGATTTTCAGCAAGTACCTGGCGGGCTCAATGTCCGGCAACGCCATGATCGGTTCTGTACTCGATGGCACCGTTCGCTTGCATGGCTACCGGCAACTCGACGCCTATCCGCTGGTGGTGTCCGCGGCCTCGTCCAGGGATTCGATTCTCAAGGGGTGGTATGACACGGCGTTTAAATCCAGCGTCATTGTGGCGCTGGTTGTGCTGGGCGTGGGGCTGTTCGGTTGGGTGTTCGTGCGCCAGGTGCGCCTTGGTGAGCGGGTCGAGAAGGATCTGCGCAAGGCCAAGGAGGCGCTGAAGCTGATCGCGACCCATGACAGTCTCACCGGCCTGGCCAATCGCCGACTGTTCGAGCAGGCGCTGGACCTCGAGTTTGGCCGTGGCATCCGGCAGTCGAGTTCGCTGAGCCTGATCATGCTGGATATCGATTACTTCAAACGCTACAACGATGCTTACGGCCACGTCGCGGGTGACCATTGCCTGGCCGAAGTGGCGAGGGTGGTGAAAAGTTGCTGCCATCGAACCACTGATCTGGCGGTGCGGTACGGCGGTGAAGAGTTCGCCGTGTTACTGCCGAATACGGATATTCATGGTGCGATGGTCATTGCCGAGCAGATCCGCCGCAGCGTCATGAACTGCAACATCAACCACAGCGGTGCGCCCAGCGGTTACGTGACAGTCAGCCTCGGTTGTTATGCCTTCGTTCCGACGCGCCTGGACAGCACCGAAGTGTTCATCGAGCGCGCGGATGCGGCGTTGTATCAGGCCAAGCATTCCGGGCGAAACCGTTCGGCGGTGCTGTCGATGGACGGGAGCGTCGGGGAATTGATGCGCTCGGATCGTTGA
- a CDS encoding GNAT family N-acetyltransferase, with the protein METTLKGHGISLRPLQYSDADALVHAAADGELWNLTVTVVPSPTTVDSYLKKALDGRDAGTVLPFVIVLNDTGEVIGSTRFWKIDRLNRKLEIGSSWISARWQKTFVNTEAKYLMLRFAFDVLDCVRVQFTTDENNQKSRNAILRLGAQQEGIVRHERIMPDGRKRNSVRFSIIDDEWPQVRQSLEQKLAVNT; encoded by the coding sequence ATGGAAACCACGCTGAAAGGCCACGGAATCAGCCTGCGCCCGCTGCAATACAGCGATGCCGACGCATTGGTACACGCCGCCGCTGACGGCGAACTGTGGAACCTGACTGTCACCGTCGTGCCCTCCCCGACCACCGTCGACAGTTATCTGAAAAAAGCCCTCGACGGCCGGGATGCCGGCACCGTCCTGCCCTTCGTCATCGTGCTGAACGACACGGGCGAGGTCATCGGCTCGACGCGTTTCTGGAAAATCGACCGGCTCAACCGCAAGCTCGAAATCGGCAGCAGCTGGATCTCGGCCCGCTGGCAAAAAACCTTCGTCAACACCGAAGCCAAATACCTGATGCTGCGCTTTGCCTTCGACGTGCTGGACTGTGTGCGGGTGCAATTCACCACCGACGAAAACAACCAGAAATCACGCAACGCAATCCTCAGGCTAGGGGCGCAGCAGGAAGGTATCGTGCGCCACGAACGAATCATGCCGGACGGTCGCAAGCGCAACTCGGTGCGGTTCAGCATCATTGATGATGAATGGCCGCAAGTGCGGCAGAGCCTTGAACAAAAACTAGCGGTGAATACGTAG
- a CDS encoding exodeoxyribonuclease III — MKNLRIATFNVNGMRARLPNLLAWLEREKPDIACLQELKSVDSAFPAAELEAAGYGAIWQGQSSWNGVAILARDAQPLESRRGLPGDDGDTHSRYLEAAVHGVLVGCLYLPNGNPQPGPKFDYKLAWFERLIAYAKDLQSSEHPVVLAGDYNVVPTDLDIYNPRSWLKDALLQPESRECYQRLLDQGWTDSLRHLYPEDRLYTFWDYFRQHWQKNSGLRIDHLLLNPALSPYLQEAGVDAWVRNEPHASDHAPTWIQLGSRKRR; from the coding sequence ATGAAGAATCTGCGAATCGCAACGTTCAACGTCAATGGCATGCGCGCCCGGCTGCCGAACCTGCTGGCCTGGCTGGAGCGGGAAAAACCGGACATCGCCTGTTTGCAGGAGCTCAAGTCGGTGGACAGTGCATTTCCTGCCGCAGAACTTGAGGCTGCCGGCTACGGCGCGATTTGGCAGGGTCAGTCATCGTGGAACGGGGTGGCGATTCTGGCACGGGATGCGCAACCACTGGAGAGTCGTCGCGGTTTGCCGGGTGACGACGGAGATACCCACAGTCGGTATCTGGAGGCCGCCGTGCACGGTGTCCTGGTGGGCTGCCTGTATCTTCCAAACGGCAATCCACAGCCAGGGCCGAAGTTCGATTACAAGCTGGCCTGGTTCGAGCGGCTGATCGCCTACGCCAAGGATCTCCAGAGCAGCGAACACCCGGTAGTGCTGGCCGGCGACTACAACGTGGTGCCGACTGACCTGGACATCTATAACCCACGGTCCTGGCTCAAGGATGCGTTGCTGCAACCGGAAAGCCGCGAGTGTTATCAACGGTTGCTGGATCAGGGGTGGACCGATTCCCTGCGCCATCTGTATCCAGAGGATCGGCTCTACACCTTCTGGGACTATTTCCGACAACACTGGCAGAAAAACTCCGGGTTACGCATCGATCATCTGTTGCTCAATCCGGCGCTGAGTCCTTATCTGCAAGAGGCCGGTGTCGATGCCTGGGTGCGCAACGAGCCGCATGCCAGCGACCATGCACCGACGTGGATTCAACTGGGTTCGCGCAAGCGCCGTTGA
- a CDS encoding arylamine N-acetyltransferase family protein — translation MSEPRLSNPALYLQRLGFDAPPAPTLETLRQLQFRHTGVFPFENLTTLSGEPVLIDLPSIEQKVLHDGRGGYCYELNNLFLALLQALGFDACGISGRVVMGQPEGAWTARTHRLSLVTLEGVRYITDVGFGGMVPTAPLLLDTPDEQLTPHEPYRIERHEDGYTLRANVAGEWRPMYIFDLQRQEDIDYTVGNWYVSTHPESSFAKQLMVARTGEGWRRTLNNGSFAIHRLGSESERRQIAELDDLVQLLESEFGIRVPEHAHLKQVLGRLIEPA, via the coding sequence ATGAGCGAGCCACGTCTGAGCAATCCTGCGTTGTACCTGCAACGTCTGGGTTTCGACGCGCCACCGGCGCCAACCCTGGAAACCCTGCGTCAGTTGCAGTTTCGTCACACCGGAGTGTTCCCGTTCGAGAACCTCACCACGTTGTCTGGCGAGCCGGTACTCATCGACTTGCCGTCCATTGAGCAAAAAGTCCTGCACGATGGCCGCGGTGGTTACTGCTACGAACTCAACAACCTGTTCCTGGCCCTGCTTCAGGCGTTGGGTTTCGACGCTTGCGGCATCTCCGGGCGCGTGGTCATGGGCCAGCCCGAGGGCGCATGGACTGCACGTACGCACCGCTTGAGCCTGGTCACACTGGAGGGCGTGCGCTACATCACCGATGTGGGTTTCGGCGGTATGGTCCCCACCGCGCCGCTGCTGCTCGACACTCCGGACGAGCAACTCACCCCTCACGAACCCTATCGGATCGAACGCCACGAAGACGGCTACACCCTGCGCGCCAACGTCGCCGGTGAATGGCGACCGATGTACATCTTTGACCTGCAACGCCAGGAAGACATCGATTACACCGTCGGCAACTGGTATGTCTCAACCCACCCCGAATCATCTTTTGCCAAACAGCTGATGGTGGCGCGGACGGGGGAAGGTTGGCGGCGCACGCTGAACAACGGCAGCTTTGCGATTCACCGGCTCGGCAGCGAGAGCGAGCGGCGGCAGATCGCGGAGCTGGATGATCTGGTCCAGTTGCTGGAGAGCGAGTTCGGGATCCGGGTGCCTGAGCATGCCCATTTGAAACAGGTGCTTGGGCGGTTGATCGAGCCGGCCTAG
- a CDS encoding BrnA antitoxin family protein, translating to MKDEYDFSNARRGAVAPGKGKTRITIMLDEAVIEAARALAEKEGYGYQTVINNTLRHALLSGKKESAETGHLKKGITPSDLKSLEKKLLDAVSEIHRMMEPDVRP from the coding sequence ATGAAAGATGAATACGACTTCAGCAATGCCAGGCGTGGGGCGGTTGCCCCCGGCAAAGGCAAAACCCGCATTACCATCATGCTGGATGAAGCGGTCATAGAGGCCGCTCGCGCACTCGCGGAAAAAGAGGGGTATGGGTACCAGACGGTGATCAACAACACACTGCGACACGCGTTACTCAGTGGCAAAAAAGAATCTGCAGAGACCGGGCATCTCAAAAAAGGGATAACGCCCTCCGACCTGAAAAGCCTGGAAAAAAAGTTGCTGGACGCCGTCAGCGAAATCCATCGAATGATGGAGCCTGACGTTCGCCCCTAG
- a CDS encoding BrnT family toxin, translating into MKSFEIQYHKAKNAANKLKHQGISLAETEAVFHDERALTLQDDLHDEQRWITMGLDAKARLLVVAYTYRDPNFVRIISARLATKNERRQYLEA; encoded by the coding sequence ATGAAGTCATTCGAAATTCAGTACCACAAGGCAAAAAACGCGGCGAACAAACTGAAGCATCAAGGCATCAGCCTCGCAGAGACTGAGGCCGTGTTCCATGACGAACGAGCGCTAACTCTCCAGGATGATCTTCATGATGAGCAACGATGGATCACCATGGGGCTGGACGCCAAAGCTCGCTTGCTGGTCGTCGCGTACACCTACCGCGATCCGAATTTCGTTCGAATCATTTCTGCGCGTCTCGCCACGAAAAACGAGCGTCGTCAATATTTGGAGGCTTGA
- a CDS encoding nucleobase:cation symporter-2 family protein produces the protein MKTPHVSHQRPEDENLGVGANMAYGLQHVLTMYGGIVAVPLIIGQAAGLSPADIGLLIAASLFAGGLATLLQTLGLPFFGCQLPLVQGVSFSGVATMVAIVSSGGEGGFQSILGAVIAASLIGLLITPVFSRITKFFPPLVTGIVITTIGLTLMPVAARWAMGGNSHAADFGSMANIGLAAVTLVLVLLLSKIGSATISRLSILLAMVIGTIIAVFLGMADFSSVTQGPMFGFPTPFHFGMPTFHFAAILSMCIVVMVTLVETSADILAVGEIIGTKVDSKRLGNGLRADMLSSMIAPIFGSFTQSAFAQNVGLVAVTGIKSRFVVATGGLFLVILGLLPFMGRVIAAVPTSVLGGAGIVLFGTVAASGIRTLSKVDYRNNVNLIIVATSIGFGMIPIAAPNFYDHFPSWFATIFHSGISSSAIMAIVLNLTFNHLTAGNSDQQSVFAAGTERVLRYQDLAALREGDYFSEGKLHDCDGKEIPVVEADHGHGEPRAMPAKSSEHV, from the coding sequence ATGAAAACGCCCCATGTTTCACACCAACGGCCTGAGGACGAAAACCTCGGGGTCGGCGCGAATATGGCTTACGGCCTGCAACATGTTCTGACCATGTACGGCGGTATCGTCGCTGTGCCGTTGATTATCGGCCAGGCGGCCGGGCTCTCGCCGGCGGACATCGGTTTGTTGATTGCTGCTTCATTGTTTGCGGGGGGCTTGGCGACATTGCTGCAGACCCTCGGTTTACCGTTTTTCGGCTGCCAGTTACCACTGGTGCAGGGCGTGTCGTTCTCCGGCGTCGCGACCATGGTGGCGATCGTCAGCAGTGGCGGGGAGGGCGGGTTTCAGTCGATTCTCGGCGCGGTGATTGCCGCATCGTTGATCGGATTGCTGATCACCCCCGTGTTCTCGCGCATCACCAAATTCTTCCCGCCGCTGGTCACGGGCATCGTGATCACGACCATTGGCCTGACGCTGATGCCGGTGGCCGCGCGTTGGGCCATGGGCGGCAACAGCCATGCGGCGGATTTCGGCAGCATGGCGAACATCGGTCTGGCGGCGGTGACGCTGGTGCTGGTGCTGTTGTTGAGCAAAATCGGCAGTGCAACGATCTCCCGTTTGTCGATCCTGCTGGCGATGGTCATCGGCACGATCATCGCGGTGTTTCTCGGCATGGCAGACTTCTCGTCCGTCACCCAAGGCCCGATGTTCGGCTTCCCGACGCCGTTCCATTTCGGCATGCCCACCTTCCACTTTGCTGCGATCCTGTCGATGTGCATCGTGGTCATGGTGACGCTGGTGGAAACCTCGGCGGACATCCTCGCCGTCGGCGAAATCATCGGCACCAAGGTTGACTCCAAACGCCTGGGCAACGGCCTGCGCGCCGACATGCTGTCGAGCATGATCGCGCCGATCTTCGGTTCTTTCACGCAAAGCGCGTTCGCCCAGAACGTCGGTCTGGTGGCGGTGACCGGGATCAAGAGCCGTTTCGTGGTGGCCACCGGCGGCTTGTTCCTGGTAATCCTGGGTCTATTGCCCTTCATGGGCCGGGTCATCGCCGCCGTGCCGACTTCCGTGCTGGGTGGTGCCGGTATCGTGCTGTTCGGCACCGTGGCGGCCAGCGGCATTCGTACATTGTCCAAGGTCGACTACCGCAACAACGTCAACCTGATCATCGTCGCCACTTCCATCGGTTTCGGCATGATCCCCATCGCCGCGCCGAATTTCTACGACCACTTCCCCAGCTGGTTCGCGACGATCTTCCACTCGGGCATCAGCTCCTCGGCGATCATGGCCATCGTGCTGAACCTGACCTTCAACCACCTCACCGCCGGCAACTCGGATCAACAGTCGGTGTTTGCGGCGGGCACTGAACGTGTCCTGCGTTATCAGGATCTGGCCGCGTTGCGCGAAGGGGATTACTTCAGCGAAGGCAAATTGCATGACTGCGACGGGAAAGAGATCCCGGTGGTGGAGGCGGACCATGGGCATGGAGAGCCACGGGCGATGCCTGCGAAAAGCAGTGAGCACGTGTGA
- a CDS encoding amino acid aminotransferase has translation MSLFSAVEMAPRDPILGLNEAFNADTRTNKVNLGVGVYCNEEGRIPLLRAVVEAETIRVAQHASRGYLPIDGIAAYDQAVQKLLFGNDSPLIAAGRVITTQAVGGTGALKIGADFLKQLLPNAVVAISDPSWENHRALFETAGFPVQNYRYYDAATHDVNRVGLLEDLNALPSGSIVVLHACCHNPTGVDLSPADWKNVLEVVKAKGHVPFLDMAYQGFGDGIDEDAAAVRLFAESGLTFFVSSSFSKSFSLYGERVGALSIVSESKEESARVLSQVKRVIRTNYSNPPTHGASIVAAVLNSPVLRAQWEEELAEMRLRIRGMRTQMVDLLAKQAPQRDFSFVGRQRGMFSYSGLTVEQVTRLRNEFGIYALDTGRICVAALNQSNIDVVTKAIVAVI, from the coding sequence ATGAGCCTGTTCTCCGCTGTCGAAATGGCACCACGCGATCCAATCCTGGGCCTCAACGAAGCATTCAACGCCGATACCCGTACCAACAAGGTCAACCTGGGGGTCGGTGTTTACTGCAACGAGGAGGGGCGAATTCCACTCCTGCGCGCCGTTGTCGAAGCCGAGACGATTCGCGTCGCTCAACACGCTTCCCGTGGCTACTTGCCAATCGATGGCATCGCTGCCTACGACCAGGCCGTTCAGAAACTGCTTTTTGGCAATGACTCGCCGCTGATCGCTGCTGGCCGCGTCATCACCACTCAGGCCGTTGGCGGTACTGGCGCCCTGAAAATCGGTGCCGACTTCCTCAAGCAACTGCTGCCGAACGCTGTCGTGGCGATCAGCGACCCAAGCTGGGAAAACCACCGCGCGCTGTTCGAAACCGCCGGTTTCCCGGTGCAGAACTATCGTTACTACGACGCCGCGACCCACGACGTTAACCGTGTCGGCCTGCTGGAAGACCTGAACGCCCTGCCGTCCGGTTCCATCGTTGTGCTGCACGCGTGCTGCCACAACCCGACCGGCGTGGACCTCAGCCCTGCGGACTGGAAAAACGTCCTGGAAGTGGTGAAGGCCAAAGGTCACGTGCCGTTCCTCGACATGGCCTACCAGGGCTTTGGCGATGGCATCGACGAAGACGCCGCCGCCGTGCGTCTGTTCGCTGAATCGGGCCTGACCTTCTTCGTCTCCAGCTCGTTCTCCAAATCCTTCTCGCTGTACGGCGAGCGCGTTGGCGCCCTGTCGATCGTCAGCGAATCGAAAGAAGAAAGCGCGCGCGTGCTGTCGCAAGTCAAACGCGTGATCCGCACCAACTACTCCAACCCGCCGACCCACGGTGCAAGCATCGTCGCCGCTGTGTTGAACAGCCCGGTACTGCGCGCCCAGTGGGAAGAAGAACTCGCCGAAATGCGCCTGCGGATTCGCGGCATGCGCACCCAGATGGTTGACCTGCTGGCGAAACAGGCTCCGCAACGTGACTTCAGCTTCGTCGGTCGTCAGCGCGGCATGTTCTCTTACTCCGGCCTCACGGTTGAGCAAGTGACCCGCCTGCGCAACGAGTTCGGCATCTACGCCCTGGACACCGGCCGCATCTGCGTCGCCGCGCTGAACCAGAGCAACATAGATGTCGTGACCAAGGCCATCGTTGCGGTGATCTGA
- the uvrB gene encoding excinuclease ABC subunit UvrB yields MSEFQLVTRFEPAGDQPEAIRLMVEGIEAGLAHQTLLGVTGSGKTFSIANVIAQVQRPTLVLAPNKTLAAQLYGEFKAFFPNNAVEYFVSYYDYYQPEAYVPSSDTFIEKDASINDHIEQMRLSATKALLERKDAIIVTTVSCIYGLGSPETYLKMVLHVDRGDKLDQRALLRRLADLQYTRNDMDFARATFRVRGDVIDIHPAESDFEAIRIELFDDEVESLSAFDPLTGEVIRKLPRFTFYPKSHYVTPRETLLGAIEGIKVELQERLEYLRSNNKLVEAQRLEQRTRFDLEMILELGYCNGIENYSRYLSGRASGEAPPTLFDYLPADALLVIDESHVSVPQVGAMYKGDRSRKETLVEYGFRLPSALDNRPMRFDEFEGISPQTIFVSATPGNYEAEHAGRVVEQLVRPTGLVDPQIEIRPALTQVDDLLSEITKRVALEERVLVTTLTKRMSEDLTDYLADHGVRVRYLHSDIDTVERVEIIRDLRLGTFDVLVGINLLREGLDMPEVSLVAILDADKEGFLRSERSLIQTIGRAARNLNGRAILYADRITGSMERAIGETERRRDKQIAFNLANGITPKGVFKDVADIMEGATVPGSRSKKRKGMAKAAEESAKYEAELRSPGEVAKRIKALEEKMYALARDLEFEAAAQMRDEITKLRERLIAV; encoded by the coding sequence ATGTCTGAATTCCAGCTAGTCACCCGCTTCGAGCCCGCCGGCGATCAGCCGGAAGCCATTCGCCTGATGGTCGAGGGCATCGAAGCCGGGCTGGCGCACCAGACGTTGCTCGGTGTGACCGGCTCGGGCAAGACGTTCAGCATCGCCAACGTCATCGCCCAGGTTCAGCGCCCGACGCTGGTGCTGGCGCCGAACAAGACCCTGGCCGCGCAGTTGTACGGTGAATTCAAGGCGTTTTTTCCGAACAATGCTGTCGAGTACTTCGTTTCCTACTACGACTATTACCAGCCCGAAGCCTACGTGCCGTCCTCGGACACCTTCATCGAGAAAGACGCCTCGATCAACGATCACATCGAACAGATGCGACTCTCGGCGACCAAAGCGTTGCTGGAGCGCAAAGACGCGATCATTGTCACCACGGTGTCGTGCATCTACGGTCTGGGCAGTCCGGAAACCTATTTGAAAATGGTGCTGCACGTGGATCGGGGCGACAAGCTCGATCAGCGCGCCTTGCTGCGTCGCCTGGCGGACCTGCAATACACCCGCAACGACATGGATTTCGCCCGCGCAACCTTCCGCGTGCGCGGTGATGTGATCGACATTCACCCGGCAGAATCCGATTTCGAAGCGATCCGCATCGAGCTGTTCGATGACGAAGTCGAGAGCCTGTCGGCCTTCGATCCGCTGACCGGCGAGGTGATCCGCAAGCTGCCGCGCTTCACCTTCTACCCGAAAAGCCACTACGTAACGCCGCGAGAAACCCTGCTCGGTGCCATCGAAGGGATCAAGGTCGAGTTGCAGGAGCGCCTGGAATACTTGCGTTCCAACAACAAACTGGTGGAAGCGCAACGTCTTGAGCAACGCACCCGTTTCGACCTGGAGATGATTCTCGAGCTGGGCTACTGCAACGGCATCGAAAACTACTCGCGCTACCTCTCGGGCCGTGCCTCCGGTGAAGCGCCGCCGACCTTGTTCGATTACTTGCCGGCCGACGCCTTGCTGGTGATCGACGAATCCCACGTCAGCGTGCCGCAGGTCGGCGCCATGTATAAGGGCGACCGCTCACGTAAAGAAACGCTGGTGGAATACGGCTTCCGTCTGCCTTCGGCGCTGGACAACCGGCCAATGCGCTTCGACGAGTTCGAAGGCATCAGCCCGCAGACGATTTTTGTCTCGGCCACGCCGGGCAACTACGAGGCGGAACATGCGGGCCGGGTGGTCGAGCAACTGGTGCGCCCGACCGGCCTGGTGGACCCGCAAATCGAAATCCGTCCGGCGCTGACCCAAGTCGACGATTTGCTTTCGGAAATCACCAAGCGCGTCGCCCTTGAAGAGCGGGTGTTGGTCACCACACTGACCAAGCGCATGTCCGAAGACTTGACCGATTACCTGGCCGACCACGGCGTGCGGGTGCGTTATCTGCACTCGGACATCGACACCGTGGAGCGCGTGGAAATCATCCGCGATTTGCGTCTCGGCACCTTCGATGTATTGGTGGGGATCAACCTGCTGCGTGAAGGCCTGGACATGCCGGAAGTCTCGCTGGTGGCGATCCTCGATGCGGACAAGGAAGGCTTCCTGCGTTCCGAGCGCTCGCTGATCCAGACCATCGGTCGCGCGGCGCGTAACCTCAACGGTCGGGCGATTCTCTACGCAGACCGGATCACCGGCTCCATGGAACGGGCGATCGGCGAAACCGAGCGTCGTCGCGACAAGCAGATTGCTTTCAACCTGGCCAACGGCATTACGCCGAAGGGTGTGTTCAAGGACGTTGCCGACATCATGGAAGGCGCCACCGTGCCGGGCTCGCGCAGCAAGAAGCGCAAAGGCATGGCCAAGGCCGCCGAGGAAAGCGCCAAGTACGAAGCCGAATTGCGTTCGCCGGGCGAAGTCGCCAAGCGTATCAAAGCCTTGGAAGAGAAGATGTACGCGTTGGCTCGCGATCTTGAATTCGAAGCGGCGGCGCAGATGCGCGATGAGATTACCAAGTTGCGGGAGCGGTTGATCGCTGTTTGA
- a CDS encoding MDR family MFS transporter, translated as MMSVMLGAFMAVLDIQITNSSLKDIQGALSATLEEGSWISTSYLVAEIIMIPLTAWLVQLLSARRLAVWVSLGFLAASLLCSMAWSLESMIIFRALQGFTGGALIPLAFTLTLIKLPEHHRAKGMAMFAMTATFAPSIGPTLGGWLTENWGWEYIFYINIPPGLIMIAGLMYGLEKKEAHWELLKSTDYTGIVTLGIGLGCLQVFLEEGHRKDWLESDLIVALGSIALVSLITFVIVQFSKPNPLINLGILGNRNFGLSSISSIGMGVGLYGSIYLLPLYLAQIQNYNALQIGEVIMWMGVPQLFLIPLVPKLMKVISPKWLCTLGFGLFGMASFSSGVLNPDFAGPQFNQIQIIRALGQPLIMVTISLIATAYILPQDAGSASSLFNILRNLGGAIGIALLATLLDARTKTYFDYLRESIVPSNPQVAERMASLTDRFGSETAALGKLSEIAHQQASIMAYNDAFHFVGIALGISMLAVLLTRKLPVGLKAGEAH; from the coding sequence GTGATGAGCGTGATGCTCGGCGCGTTCATGGCGGTGCTCGACATTCAGATCACCAACTCGTCGCTCAAGGATATTCAGGGCGCGCTGTCGGCGACCCTGGAAGAAGGCTCATGGATTTCCACGTCGTATCTGGTTGCGGAGATCATCATGATTCCGCTGACGGCGTGGCTGGTGCAGCTGCTCTCGGCGCGCCGTTTGGCGGTGTGGGTCTCACTCGGGTTTCTTGCCGCCTCCCTGCTCTGTTCCATGGCGTGGAGCCTGGAAAGCATGATCATTTTCCGCGCGCTGCAAGGCTTCACCGGCGGCGCACTGATCCCTCTGGCGTTCACCCTGACACTGATCAAACTTCCCGAACACCACCGCGCAAAAGGCATGGCGATGTTCGCCATGACCGCCACATTCGCGCCCTCCATTGGCCCGACGCTCGGCGGCTGGCTGACGGAAAACTGGGGCTGGGAATACATCTTCTACATCAACATTCCGCCGGGCCTGATCATGATCGCCGGCCTGATGTATGGCCTGGAGAAAAAAGAAGCGCACTGGGAACTGCTGAAAAGCACTGACTACACCGGGATTGTCACCCTCGGTATAGGCCTCGGTTGTTTGCAGGTGTTTCTGGAGGAAGGCCATCGCAAGGACTGGCTGGAATCGGACCTGATCGTAGCGCTCGGCAGCATCGCGCTGGTCAGCCTGATCACCTTTGTGATCGTGCAGTTTTCCAAGCCCAACCCGCTGATCAACCTCGGCATCCTCGGCAATCGAAACTTCGGCTTATCGAGCATTTCCAGCATCGGGATGGGCGTCGGGTTGTATGGCTCGATCTATCTGTTGCCGCTGTACCTGGCGCAGATCCAGAACTACAACGCCCTGCAGATCGGCGAAGTGATCATGTGGATGGGTGTGCCGCAGCTGTTCCTGATTCCGCTGGTGCCGAAACTGATGAAGGTCATTTCGCCGAAATGGCTGTGCACGCTGGGGTTCGGGCTATTCGGGATGGCGAGCTTTTCCTCGGGCGTGCTGAACCCGGACTTTGCCGGACCGCAGTTCAATCAGATCCAGATCATCCGCGCGCTGGGTCAGCCGTTGATCATGGTGACAATCTCGTTGATCGCCACCGCGTACATCCTGCCGCAGGATGCGGGGTCAGCGTCGAGCCTGTTCAACATCCTGCGCAATCTCGGCGGCGCGATCGGCATCGCCCTCCTCGCCACGTTGCTGGATGCGCGGACCAAGACCTACTTTGATTATTTGCGTGAATCCATCGTGCCGAGCAACCCGCAGGTCGCCGAGCGCATGGCGTCGCTGACGGACCGGTTTGGCAGTGAAACGGCGGCGCTGGGCAAGCTCAGTGAGATCGCCCATCAGCAGGCGTCGATCATGGCTTACAACGATGCGTTTCATTTTGTCGGGATTGCGCTGGGGATCAGCATGCTGGCGGTGTTGCTGACCAGGAAGTTGCCGGTGGGGTTGAAGGCTGGCGAGGCGCACTAG